The following are from one region of the Melaminivora suipulveris genome:
- the hyi gene encoding hydroxypyruvate isomerase, with translation MPRFAANLSMLFTEVPFLDRFERAARAGFEAVEFMFPYAHGAEEIRQQLDAHGLRLVLHNLPAGDWDAGDRGIACDPARVEEFRAGVARGVRYAGVLGAPQLNCLAGKAPAGVDAATLRRTFVDNLRFAASVLRDAQLRLLIEPINGFDIPGFYLNRTDQALSILDEVDAPNAFVQYDIYHAQRTEGELAATLTQHLARIGHVQLADNPGRHEPGTGEINFPFLFEHLDRIGYAGWVGCEYRPAQGTEAGLAWLGERLRAPALSA, from the coding sequence ATGCCCCGCTTCGCCGCCAACCTGAGCATGCTGTTCACCGAGGTGCCTTTTCTCGATCGCTTCGAGCGCGCAGCGCGCGCCGGTTTCGAGGCCGTGGAGTTCATGTTCCCCTACGCCCACGGCGCCGAGGAGATCCGCCAGCAGCTGGACGCGCACGGCCTGCGCCTGGTGTTGCACAACCTGCCGGCGGGCGACTGGGACGCGGGCGACCGAGGCATCGCCTGCGATCCGGCACGGGTGGAGGAATTCCGCGCTGGCGTGGCGCGCGGCGTGCGCTACGCCGGCGTGCTGGGCGCGCCGCAGCTCAACTGCCTGGCTGGCAAGGCGCCGGCCGGCGTCGACGCCGCCACGCTGCGCCGCACCTTCGTGGACAACCTGCGCTTTGCCGCGTCGGTCCTGCGCGATGCGCAGCTGCGCCTGCTGATCGAGCCCATCAACGGCTTCGACATCCCCGGCTTTTATCTGAACCGCACGGACCAGGCGCTGTCCATCCTGGACGAGGTCGACGCGCCCAACGCCTTCGTGCAATACGACATCTACCACGCCCAGCGCACCGAGGGCGAGCTGGCCGCCACGCTCACGCAGCACCTGGCGCGCATCGGCCATGTGCAGCTGGCCGACAACCCCGGCCGCCACGAACCGGGCACGGGCGAGATCAACTTCCCCTTCCTGTTCGAGCACCTGGACCGCATCGGCTACGCCGGCTGGGTCGGCTGCGAATACCGCCCGGCGCAAGGCACTGAAGCGGGCCTCGCCTGGCTGGGTGAGCGCCTGCGCGCGCCGGCCCTGTCCGCCTGA
- the puuE gene encoding allantoinase PuuE, whose translation MSTLYDACAPYPRDLAGYGRTPPQPHWPGKARVAVQFVLNYEEGGENSVLHGDKASEQFLSEMFNPAAYPARHMSMEGIYEYGSRVGVWRLLREFEKRGLPLTVFGVATALKRHREVAQAFDELGHEVACHGLKWIHYQDVPEDVERAHMHECLAIFDELYGQGGDHALGWYTGRDSPNTHRLVADAGRFVYDSDYYGDDLPLWMRVAKTDGGSHTQLIVPYTLDCNDMRFALPQGYSHADPFFQYLKDSFDVLYAEGDPAGENQPKMMSIGMHCRLLGRPGRIAALQRFLDHIQRHENVWVCRRIDLARHWAQQHPAPAV comes from the coding sequence ATGAGCACCCTGTACGACGCCTGCGCCCCCTACCCCCGCGACCTGGCCGGCTACGGCCGCACACCGCCGCAACCGCACTGGCCGGGCAAGGCCCGCGTGGCCGTGCAGTTCGTGCTGAACTACGAGGAAGGCGGCGAGAACAGCGTGCTGCACGGCGACAAGGCCAGCGAGCAGTTCCTGTCCGAGATGTTCAACCCGGCGGCCTACCCGGCGCGGCACATGAGCATGGAGGGCATCTACGAATACGGCTCGCGCGTGGGCGTGTGGCGCCTGCTGCGTGAATTCGAGAAGCGCGGCCTGCCACTCACGGTGTTCGGCGTGGCCACGGCGCTCAAGCGCCACCGCGAGGTCGCGCAGGCCTTCGACGAACTGGGCCACGAGGTTGCCTGCCACGGTCTGAAGTGGATCCACTACCAGGACGTGCCCGAGGACGTCGAGCGCGCCCACATGCACGAGTGCCTGGCGATCTTCGACGAGCTCTACGGCCAGGGGGGCGACCATGCCCTGGGCTGGTACACCGGCCGCGACAGCCCCAACACGCACCGCCTGGTGGCCGATGCGGGCCGCTTCGTCTATGACAGCGACTATTACGGCGACGACCTGCCGCTGTGGATGCGCGTGGCCAAGACCGACGGCGGCAGCCACACGCAACTGATCGTGCCCTACACGCTGGACTGCAACGACATGCGCTTCGCCCTGCCCCAGGGTTATTCGCACGCCGATCCGTTCTTTCAATACCTCAAGGACAGCTTCGACGTGCTGTACGCCGAGGGCGACCCGGCGGGCGAGAACCAGCCAAAGATGATGAGCATCGGCATGCACTGCCGCCTGCTGGGCCGCCCTGGCCGCATCGCCGCCCTGCAGCGCTTTCTGGACCACATCCAGCGCCACGAGAACGTCTGGGTCTGCCGGCGCATCGACCTGGCGCGGCACTGGGCGCAGCAGCACCCTGCGCCGGCAGTTTGA
- the uraD gene encoding 2-oxo-4-hydroxy-4-carboxy-5-ureidoimidazoline decarboxylase, which produces MALTLDQLNAASVPEAVAMLDGVYEHSPWIAEAALSERPFRSLAHLKHAMVQALQAAGADAQLALIRAHPELAGKAMVSQSLTAESTNEQSKAGLTDCNPEEFARIQQLNADYNTRFGFPFILAVRGPRGTGLPRSEIIDTFARRLANPVDFERGEALRNIHRIAEIRLADKFGAEPTLGHDVWDWHERLAQHSDPGYAEQGQLTVTYLTDAHRACAQRISRGMRECGFDEVEIDAVGNVVGRYHGSAPDAKYLLTGSHYDTVRNGGKYDGRLGIFVPMAAVRELHRQGKRLPFGIEVVGFAEEEGQRYKATFLGSGALIGHFDQTWLEQQDQDGVTMRQAMQNAGLCVDDIPKLRRERERYLGFVEVHIEQGPVLTELDIPLGIVTSINGCARYVCEMIGMASHAGTTPMDRRRDAALGVAELALYMEQRASQDPGSVATMGMVHVPGGSINVVPGRCAFSLDMRAPTDAQRDALVADVLAMLQSIAQRRGLQYTAELAMQASAAPSDPAWQQRWEAAVQALGVPLYRLPSGAGHDAMKLHELMPQAMLFVRGLNSGISHNPLESTTSDDMQLAVDAFSHLLKQLAAENA; this is translated from the coding sequence ATGGCCCTGACCCTGGACCAACTCAATGCCGCCTCCGTGCCCGAGGCCGTGGCCATGCTGGACGGCGTGTACGAGCACTCGCCCTGGATAGCCGAGGCGGCGCTCAGCGAGCGGCCGTTTCGCTCTCTCGCCCACCTCAAGCACGCCATGGTGCAGGCGCTGCAGGCGGCCGGCGCCGACGCGCAGCTGGCGCTGATCCGCGCCCACCCGGAGCTGGCCGGCAAGGCCATGGTCAGCCAGTCGCTGACGGCCGAATCGACCAACGAGCAAAGCAAGGCCGGCCTCACCGACTGCAACCCCGAGGAGTTCGCGCGCATCCAGCAGCTCAATGCCGACTACAACACGCGCTTTGGCTTCCCCTTCATCCTGGCCGTGCGCGGGCCGCGCGGCACGGGCCTGCCGCGCAGCGAGATCATCGACACTTTCGCGCGGCGCCTGGCCAACCCGGTGGACTTCGAGCGGGGCGAAGCGCTGCGCAACATCCACCGCATCGCCGAGATCCGCCTCGCCGACAAGTTCGGCGCCGAGCCCACCCTGGGCCACGACGTCTGGGACTGGCACGAGCGCCTGGCCCAGCACAGCGACCCCGGCTACGCCGAGCAGGGCCAGCTCACCGTCACCTACCTGACCGACGCGCACCGCGCCTGCGCCCAGCGCATCAGCCGCGGCATGCGCGAGTGCGGCTTCGACGAAGTCGAGATCGACGCCGTGGGCAACGTCGTCGGCCGCTACCACGGCAGCGCGCCGGATGCCAAATATCTGCTGACCGGCTCGCACTACGACACGGTGAGGAACGGCGGCAAGTACGACGGCCGCCTCGGCATCTTCGTGCCCATGGCGGCGGTGCGCGAGCTGCACCGGCAAGGCAAGCGCCTGCCGTTCGGCATCGAGGTCGTGGGCTTTGCCGAGGAGGAAGGCCAGCGCTACAAGGCCACCTTCCTGGGCTCGGGCGCGCTGATCGGCCACTTCGATCAGACCTGGCTGGAGCAGCAGGACCAGGATGGCGTCACCATGCGCCAGGCCATGCAGAACGCCGGCCTGTGTGTGGACGACATTCCCAAACTCAGGCGCGAGCGCGAGCGCTACCTGGGTTTTGTCGAAGTGCACATCGAGCAGGGCCCGGTGCTGACCGAGCTGGACATTCCGCTGGGCATCGTCACCAGCATCAACGGCTGCGCGCGCTACGTGTGCGAGATGATCGGCATGGCCAGCCACGCCGGCACCACGCCCATGGACCGGCGCCGCGACGCCGCGCTGGGCGTGGCGGAGCTGGCGCTGTACATGGAGCAGCGCGCCAGCCAGGACCCTGGCAGCGTGGCCACCATGGGCATGGTGCATGTGCCCGGCGGCTCGATCAACGTGGTGCCGGGCCGCTGCGCTTTCAGCTTGGACATGCGTGCGCCCACCGACGCGCAGCGTGATGCCCTGGTCGCCGACGTGCTGGCCATGCTGCAAAGCATCGCCCAGCGCCGCGGCCTGCAGTACACGGCCGAGCTGGCCATGCAGGCGTCCGCCGCACCCAGCGATCCGGCCTGGCAACAGCGCTGGGAGGCCGCCGTGCAGGCGCTGGGCGTGCCGCTGTACCGCCTGCCCAGCGGCGCCGGCCACGACGCGATGAAGCTGCACGAACTGATGCCCCAGGCCATGCTGTTCGTGCGGGGGCTCAACAGCGGCATCAGCCACAACCCGCTGGAGTCGACCACCAGCGACGACATGCAGCTGGCCGTCGATGCTTTCAGCCACCTGCTGAAGCAGTTGGCTGCCGAGAACGCCTGA
- a CDS encoding M20/M25/M40 family metallo-hydrolase, producing the protein MNPDTVATYAALDAWIDQHFDEQVQFLQQLVRVPTDTPPGNNAPHAERTAELLVPLGFEVERHAVPESEVRDYGMQTITNLIVRRPYGDGGRTIALNAHGDVVPPGEGWTHDPYGAEVVDGRMYGRATAVSKSDFSTFTYAVRALEAVAKPAKGAVELHFTYDEEFGGLLGPGWLLAQGLTKPDLMIAAGFSYEVVTAHNGCLQMEVTVHGKMAHAAVPHTGVDALQAATAVMNALYAENVKYRSVRSKVAGINHPYLNIGRIEGGTNTNVIPGKVVLKLDRRMIPEENPAEVEASIRAVIAAAVQQFNTERGHEGDDAVRADVRRLLLANAMTPLPGNAPLVDAIQKHGEAVFGEKPLAVGTPLYTDVRLYVERGIPGVIYGAGPRTVLESHAKRADERVELEDLRRATKVVARSLVDLLG; encoded by the coding sequence ATGAACCCCGACACCGTAGCCACCTACGCCGCGCTGGACGCGTGGATCGACCAGCACTTCGACGAGCAGGTGCAGTTTCTGCAGCAGCTGGTGCGCGTGCCCACCGACACGCCGCCGGGCAACAACGCGCCGCACGCGGAGCGCACGGCCGAGCTGCTCGTGCCCCTGGGCTTCGAGGTGGAGCGCCACGCCGTGCCCGAGAGCGAAGTGCGGGACTACGGCATGCAGACGATCACCAACCTGATCGTGCGTCGCCCCTATGGAGACGGCGGCAGGACCATCGCCCTGAACGCGCATGGCGACGTGGTGCCGCCCGGCGAAGGCTGGACACATGACCCGTACGGCGCCGAAGTCGTGGATGGCCGCATGTACGGCCGCGCCACCGCCGTGAGCAAGAGCGACTTTTCCACCTTCACCTACGCCGTGCGCGCGCTGGAGGCCGTGGCCAAGCCGGCCAAGGGCGCGGTGGAGCTGCACTTCACCTACGACGAGGAATTCGGCGGCCTGCTGGGCCCCGGCTGGCTGCTGGCGCAGGGCCTGACCAAGCCCGACCTGATGATCGCCGCCGGCTTCTCCTACGAGGTCGTCACCGCGCACAACGGCTGCCTGCAGATGGAAGTCACCGTGCACGGGAAGATGGCCCACGCCGCGGTGCCGCACACCGGCGTGGACGCGCTGCAGGCGGCCACGGCCGTCATGAATGCGCTGTACGCCGAGAACGTGAAGTACCGCAGCGTGCGCTCCAAGGTTGCGGGCATCAATCACCCCTACCTGAACATCGGCCGCATCGAGGGCGGCACCAACACCAACGTCATTCCCGGCAAGGTGGTGCTGAAACTCGACCGGCGCATGATCCCCGAGGAGAACCCGGCCGAGGTGGAGGCCAGCATCCGCGCCGTGATCGCTGCGGCGGTGCAGCAATTCAACACCGAGCGCGGCCACGAGGGCGACGACGCCGTACGCGCGGACGTCCGCCGCCTGCTGCTGGCCAACGCCATGACGCCGCTGCCCGGCAACGCGCCGCTGGTCGACGCCATTCAGAAGCACGGCGAGGCGGTGTTTGGCGAAAAGCCGCTCGCCGTGGGCACGCCGCTCTATACCGACGTGCGCCTGTATGTCGAGCGCGGCATCCCTGGCGTGATCTACGGCGCCGGCCCGCGCACAGTGCTCGAATCGCATGCCAAGCGCGCCGACGAGCGCGTGGAACTGGAAGACCTGCGCCGCGCGACCAAGGTGGTGGCGCGCAGCCTGGTCGATCTGCTGGGCTGA
- the uraH gene encoding hydroxyisourate hydrolase, giving the protein MGLSTHVLDTMHGCPAAGMGVALYSTDGEQPTLIKRLTLNHDGRTDAPLFDNASLRTGTYRLTFDVAAYFKARGVQLPEPNFLDRVSLDFGVAHADQHYHVPLLVSPWSYSTYRGS; this is encoded by the coding sequence ATGGGCCTGAGCACCCACGTCCTGGACACCATGCACGGCTGCCCGGCCGCCGGCATGGGCGTCGCGCTGTATTCCACCGACGGCGAGCAGCCCACGCTGATCAAGCGCCTGACGCTCAACCACGACGGCCGCACCGACGCGCCGCTGTTCGACAACGCCAGCCTGCGCACGGGCACCTACCGGCTGACCTTCGACGTGGCGGCGTACTTCAAGGCGCGCGGCGTGCAGCTGCCCGAGCCGAATTTCCTGGACCGCGTGAGCCTGGATTTCGGCGTTGCCCATGCCGACCAGCACTACCACGTGCCGCTCTTGGTCAGCCCGTGGAGCTACTCCACCTATCGCGGCTCCTGA
- a CDS encoding GntR family transcriptional regulator, with translation METSTTGFIVESLTRAIATHRLLPGTKLAEQKLADHFGVSRTLVRQALFQLSQNRLIRLEPARGAFVATPSVDEARQVFAVRRMLEGAMVRAFIAQSTPAQIRALKTHIAAEKKAMDGGDVGQRTELLGDFHVRLAELMGNDVLAQLLGELISRCALITLMYQSTAAAGHSHDEHAAIVAALARRDTEAAERLMHEHLDNVQAGLQFERELPGSDLSMALSS, from the coding sequence ATGGAAACGTCCACCACCGGTTTCATCGTCGAGAGTTTGACGCGGGCCATCGCCACCCACCGCCTGCTGCCCGGCACCAAACTGGCCGAGCAGAAACTGGCGGACCACTTCGGCGTCTCGCGCACCCTCGTTCGCCAGGCACTGTTCCAGCTGTCGCAAAACCGCCTGATCCGCCTGGAGCCGGCGCGCGGCGCCTTCGTCGCCACACCGTCGGTCGACGAGGCGCGCCAGGTCTTCGCCGTGCGCCGCATGCTGGAGGGCGCCATGGTGCGCGCTTTCATCGCGCAGAGCACGCCGGCGCAGATCCGCGCCTTGAAGACCCACATCGCGGCCGAGAAAAAAGCCATGGACGGCGGCGACGTCGGCCAGCGCACCGAGCTTCTGGGCGACTTTCACGTGCGCCTGGCCGAGCTGATGGGCAACGACGTGCTGGCGCAGCTGCTGGGCGAGCTGATCTCGCGCTGTGCGCTGATCACGCTGATGTACCAGTCCACGGCGGCCGCGGGGCATTCGCACGACGAGCACGCCGCCATCGTCGCCGCCCTGGCGCGGCGCGACACCGAAGCGGCCGAGCGCCTGATGCACGAGCACCTGGACAACGTGCAGGCCGGCCTGCAGTTCGAGCGCGAGCTGCCCGGCAGCGACCTGTCCATGGCCCTGTCCTCCTGA
- a CDS encoding urate hydroxylase PuuD gives MESYLLDWANLLLRWLHVITAIAWVGSSFYFVFLDSSLTPPVDEDLKRQGVNGELWAVHGGGFYHPVKFNVAPPKLPDHLHWFFWESYTTWLSGFALLSVSYLWNAGIYLVNPANPLMSPAMAVVAALAFLVVFWLLYDAICRVFGQRAHGDAIVGALVLVLVCIGAYLACHIFPGQAAFLLMGAMLATSMSANVFFWIIPGQRKVVAALKAGQPVDPIHGKRGKQRSVHNTYFTLPVLFAMLSNHYGWLYNHPRNWLVLILMMFAGAAIRQFFVMRHGYKLGRNPHPWPYAAVGVAVLLGVLAWLKPAPAPAAPAAAAAPAGAPAAGGGASYAAVNALITQHCVMCHGATVAQKNVRLDSPAEVQAHAQQIYQQVVQLRKMPFGNPGALSEEERGVFKRWFEGGAPVTP, from the coding sequence ATGGAAAGCTATCTCCTGGACTGGGCCAACCTGCTGCTGCGCTGGCTGCACGTCATCACCGCCATCGCCTGGGTCGGCTCGTCGTTTTATTTCGTGTTTCTGGACAGCAGCCTCACGCCGCCGGTCGATGAGGATTTGAAGCGCCAGGGCGTGAACGGCGAGTTGTGGGCCGTGCACGGCGGGGGCTTTTATCACCCCGTCAAGTTCAACGTCGCGCCGCCCAAACTGCCCGACCACCTGCACTGGTTCTTCTGGGAGAGCTACACGACCTGGCTGTCGGGCTTTGCGCTGCTGTCGGTGTCCTACCTGTGGAACGCCGGCATCTATCTGGTCAATCCGGCCAACCCGCTGATGTCGCCGGCCATGGCCGTGGTCGCGGCTCTCGCCTTCCTGGTGGTGTTCTGGCTGCTGTACGACGCGATCTGCCGCGTCTTCGGCCAGCGCGCCCATGGCGACGCCATCGTCGGCGCGCTGGTGCTGGTGCTGGTGTGCATCGGCGCGTACCTGGCCTGCCACATCTTCCCTGGCCAGGCAGCATTCCTGCTGATGGGCGCGATGCTGGCGACCTCGATGAGCGCCAACGTGTTCTTCTGGATCATCCCCGGCCAGCGCAAGGTGGTCGCAGCCCTCAAGGCAGGCCAGCCCGTGGACCCCATCCACGGCAAGCGCGGCAAGCAGCGCAGCGTGCACAACACCTACTTCACGCTGCCGGTGCTGTTCGCCATGCTGTCCAACCACTATGGCTGGCTGTACAACCATCCGCGCAACTGGCTGGTGCTGATCCTGATGATGTTCGCCGGCGCCGCCATCCGCCAGTTCTTCGTCATGCGCCATGGCTACAAGCTGGGCCGCAACCCGCATCCGTGGCCCTACGCCGCCGTGGGCGTGGCCGTGCTGCTGGGTGTGCTGGCCTGGCTCAAGCCGGCGCCCGCGCCGGCAGCGCCTGCCGCTGCGGCTGCTCCGGCTGGCGCACCGGCCGCAGGCGGCGGCGCCAGCTACGCCGCGGTGAACGCCCTCATCACCCAGCACTGCGTGATGTGCCACGGCGCCACGGTCGCGCAGAAGAACGTGCGCCTGGATTCGCCCGCCGAGGTGCAGGCGCATGCGCAGCAGATCTACCAGCAGGTGGTGCAGCTCAGGAAGATGCCGTTCGGCAACCCCGGCGCCTTGAGCGAGGAGGAGCGCGGCGTGTTCAAGCGCTGGTTCGAGGGCGGCGCGCCCGTGACACCCTGA
- the guaD gene encoding guanine deaminase, producing MSASSTQHLYRSALLRFAEDGTALYDEDGLLATAADERGVQRVVAAGSWSALAREHAHLAVTHLPGRILAPGFVDLHIHYPQTDVIGSPADGLLPWLENYTFPHESRFADPAYARGVAQFFLDELARNGVTTALTFGTSHVAAVDTLLQEAQRRRLRLIAGKVLQDRHSPDGVRDETEQSLLDTEALIQRWHGVDRLGYAITPRFAPTSTPAQLRGAGELAARHPGVWIQSHVAENLDEVRWARELFPQASSYLGIYEDFGLLRDRAIYAHCIHFDDADRALMRSTGAAAAVSPTSNLFLGSGFFDYAGAQRIGMRYGLGSDVGGGTSFSPFRTMLAAYYVGREGQTKPGISLSPEQLWWQHTAGAAQALGLAGVVGNLQPGCEADFVVLDPQATPLLARRTQAASNLAELLFAMIVLGDDRLIERTVIA from the coding sequence ATGTCTGCCTCCTCCACCCAGCACCTGTACCGATCCGCGCTGCTGCGCTTTGCCGAAGACGGCACCGCCCTGTACGACGAGGACGGCCTGCTGGCCACCGCCGCCGACGAGCGCGGCGTGCAGCGCGTGGTGGCCGCCGGCTCCTGGTCCGCGCTGGCGCGCGAGCATGCGCACCTGGCGGTGACGCACCTTCCCGGCCGCATCCTGGCGCCGGGCTTCGTCGATCTGCACATCCACTATCCGCAAACCGACGTCATCGGCTCGCCCGCCGATGGTCTGCTGCCCTGGCTGGAGAACTACACCTTCCCGCACGAATCGCGCTTTGCCGACCCCGCCTACGCCCGTGGCGTTGCGCAGTTCTTCCTGGACGAACTGGCGCGCAACGGCGTGACCACGGCGCTGACCTTCGGCACCTCGCACGTGGCCGCCGTGGATACGCTGCTGCAGGAGGCGCAGCGCCGGCGCCTGCGCCTGATCGCCGGCAAGGTGCTGCAGGACCGCCACTCGCCCGATGGCGTGCGCGACGAGACCGAGCAGTCGCTGCTGGACACCGAGGCGCTGATCCAGCGCTGGCACGGGGTCGATCGCCTGGGCTACGCCATCACGCCGCGCTTTGCGCCCACCAGCACGCCGGCGCAGTTGCGCGGCGCGGGCGAGCTGGCCGCGCGCCATCCGGGCGTCTGGATCCAGTCGCACGTGGCCGAGAACCTGGACGAGGTGCGCTGGGCGCGCGAGCTGTTTCCGCAGGCCTCCAGCTACCTCGGTATCTACGAGGATTTCGGCCTGCTGCGCGATCGCGCCATCTACGCCCACTGCATCCACTTCGACGACGCCGACCGGGCGCTGATGCGCAGCACCGGCGCGGCGGCGGCCGTCAGCCCGACCAGCAACCTGTTTCTGGGCAGCGGTTTTTTCGACTACGCCGGGGCGCAGCGCATCGGCATGCGCTACGGCCTGGGCAGCGACGTGGGTGGCGGCACCAGTTTCAGCCCGTTTCGCACCATGCTGGCGGCCTACTACGTGGGGCGCGAGGGGCAGACCAAGCCGGGCATTTCGCTGTCGCCCGAGCAGCTGTGGTGGCAGCACACGGCCGGCGCGGCGCAGGCGCTGGGGCTGGCCGGCGTGGTCGGCAACCTGCAGCCGGGCTGCGAGGCGGATTTCGTCGTGCTTGACCCGCAGGCCACGCCTCTGCTGGCGCGGCGTACGCAGGCCGCGAGCAACCTGGCGGAGCTGCTGTTCGCCATGATCGTGTTGGGCGACGACCGGCTGATCGAGCGCACGGTGATCGCCTGA
- a CDS encoding glycerate kinase type-2 family protein has translation MPDVSPIAADPQAFLRRLFMAAVHSAQPLHNLARHLPPPPRGRTLVLGAGKAGGAMAQALEVLWPQDAPLSGLVVTRYGHVPQRPQALAQRIEIVEAAHPVPDAAGLAATERMLALTEGLTEDDLVLCLISGGGSALLTLPASGMTLADKQRINRELLESGAAIGEMNCVRKHLSRIKGGRLGAACAPARVLTLAISDVPGDDPAVIASGPTVPDASICADALAILVRYRIDLPPKVHAALESGALETPKPGDARFAGHEVRLIATPQMALVAAAEAAREAGLAAHILSDEIEGESREVAKVHAALARAVARHGEPFARPCVILSGGETTVTVRPRRPGAPKGRGGRAGEFCMGLAQALQGQPGVWALAADTDGIDGVEDNAGAQLAPDTLERASAAGLRLDDHLERNDAYGFFQALDDLVVTGPTHTNVNDFRAILVL, from the coding sequence ATGCCCGACGTCTCTCCCATCGCCGCCGATCCGCAGGCCTTCCTGCGGCGCCTGTTCATGGCGGCCGTCCACAGCGCCCAGCCGCTGCACAACCTGGCGCGGCACCTGCCGCCACCGCCGCGCGGCCGCACGCTGGTGCTGGGCGCCGGCAAGGCCGGCGGCGCCATGGCGCAGGCGCTGGAGGTGCTGTGGCCACAGGACGCGCCGCTGTCCGGCCTGGTGGTCACGCGCTACGGCCACGTGCCGCAGCGCCCGCAGGCTCTGGCGCAGCGCATCGAGATTGTCGAGGCGGCGCATCCCGTGCCCGACGCCGCCGGCCTGGCCGCCACCGAGCGCATGCTGGCGCTCACTGAAGGATTGACCGAGGACGACCTGGTGCTGTGCCTGATTTCCGGCGGCGGCTCGGCGCTGCTGACGCTGCCGGCTTCAGGAATGACGCTTGCGGACAAGCAGCGCATCAACCGCGAACTGCTGGAGTCCGGCGCGGCAATCGGCGAGATGAACTGCGTGCGCAAGCACCTCTCGCGCATCAAGGGCGGTCGCCTGGGCGCCGCCTGCGCGCCAGCGCGCGTGCTGACGCTGGCCATCAGCGACGTGCCGGGCGACGACCCGGCCGTCATCGCCAGCGGCCCCACCGTGCCCGACGCCAGCATCTGCGCCGACGCGCTGGCCATCCTCGTGCGCTACCGCATCGACTTGCCGCCGAAGGTGCACGCGGCGCTTGAGAGCGGCGCGCTGGAAACGCCCAAGCCCGGCGATGCGCGCTTTGCCGGGCACGAGGTGCGCCTGATCGCCACGCCGCAGATGGCGCTGGTCGCTGCGGCCGAAGCGGCGCGCGAGGCCGGTCTGGCGGCACACATCCTGTCCGATGAGATCGAGGGCGAGTCGCGCGAGGTGGCCAAGGTGCACGCCGCGCTGGCGCGCGCCGTGGCGCGGCATGGCGAGCCCTTCGCGCGGCCGTGCGTGATCCTGTCGGGGGGAGAGACGACGGTGACGGTGCGCCCGCGCCGGCCGGGCGCGCCCAAGGGCCGTGGCGGGCGCGCTGGCGAGTTCTGCATGGGCCTGGCGCAGGCGCTGCAGGGCCAGCCGGGCGTGTGGGCGTTGGCGGCGGACACCGATGGCATAGACGGCGTGGAGGACAACGCCGGGGCGCAGCTCGCCCCCGACACCCTGGAGCGCGCCAGCGCGGCGGGCCTGCGCCTGGACGACCATCTGGAGCGCAACGACGCCTACGGGTTCTTCCAGGCGCTGGACGATCTGGTGGTCACCGGGCCCACGCACACCAACGTGAACGACTTTCGGGCGATCCTGGTGCTGTAG
- the xdhC gene encoding xanthine dehydrogenase accessory protein XdhC, with the protein MTDSATTPLRQLLQSLAAGPACLVTVESTQGSVPRGAGTWMALAAAQPDAPIGTIGGGHLEFAALEQARRLLARHRSGGPAPAITLRQALGPSLGQCCGGVVHLRLECVSADHAPALRERLAPELHPVALFGGGHVGHALARALAPLPFALHWIDSRDGVFDQQGAPDALCEHSDPVQAAVPSLAAQSLVLIMSFSHAEDLDVLAACLARQRAQGDLPFIGLIGSRTKWATFRHRLEARGYGERELEHVTCPIGVPGITGKEPAVIAAAVVAQLLQQRELLRELASG; encoded by the coding sequence ATGACCGACAGTGCCACCACCCCCTTGCGGCAACTGCTGCAAAGCCTGGCGGCCGGGCCGGCGTGCCTGGTGACGGTGGAGTCTACCCAGGGCTCCGTGCCGCGCGGGGCCGGCACCTGGATGGCGCTGGCGGCGGCGCAGCCCGACGCGCCCATAGGCACCATCGGCGGGGGGCACCTCGAATTCGCCGCGCTGGAGCAGGCACGCCGCCTGCTGGCGCGGCACCGGTCGGGTGGTCCGGCGCCGGCGATCACGCTGCGCCAGGCGCTGGGTCCCAGCCTGGGCCAGTGCTGCGGCGGCGTGGTGCACCTGCGCCTGGAATGCGTGAGCGCGGACCATGCGCCGGCGCTGCGCGAGCGCCTGGCGCCCGAGCTGCATCCCGTGGCGCTGTTCGGCGGCGGCCATGTCGGCCACGCGCTGGCGCGGGCGCTGGCGCCGCTGCCGTTCGCGCTGCACTGGATCGACAGCCGCGACGGCGTGTTCGACCAGCAGGGCGCGCCCGACGCGCTGTGCGAGCACTCCGATCCGGTGCAGGCGGCGGTGCCCAGCCTGGCGGCGCAGTCGCTGGTGCTGATCATGAGCTTCAGCCACGCCGAGGACCTGGACGTCCTCGCCGCCTGTCTGGCGCGCCAGCGCGCGCAGGGCGACCTGCCCTTCATCGGCCTGATCGGCAGCCGCACCAAGTGGGCGACCTTCCGCCACCGGCTGGAGGCGCGCGGCTATGGCGAGCGGGAGCTGGAGCACGTCACCTGTCCCATCGGCGTGCCCGGCATCACCGGCAAGGAGCCAGCCGTGATCGCAGCCGCCGTCGTAGCGCAACTGCTGCAGCAACGGGAGTTGCTCCGGGAGCTCGCATCCGGGTGA